Genomic DNA from Ilyobacter polytropus DSM 2926:
GATTTGGTTTTCCTAAAAAATAGTCTTCATTTTTTACAAGGGTAATATGATCGTCTGGAATCCATTCTTGAAATTTAAATGGTCCGGTCCCTATAGGATCTCTGTCAAAGGCTTCCATTCCGACTTCTGCAATATATTCAGACGGTAAAATTCCAAATTGTGGTGATCCAAGTAAAAGCATAAAAGATGCATATACATTTTTTAGCGTAAATTTGACAGTGTAGTTGTCAACTACTTGCACTGATTCAACATCATTTAAATACTGCTTGCTGGCCGCTGCATTTGCAGGATCCATAATAGCTTCAATAGTAAATTTCACATCTTTTGCAGTCAGTTCCGTCCCATTGTGGAATTTGACTCCTTTTCTCAAATAAAATGTGTATGTTTTTCCATCTTCTGATATTTCCCATTTTTCAGCAACTCCCGGAGCTGGCTTAGACACATCATCTTTGTAGCTTACTAATGTATCAAATATATTTGCTGCAAACATTTCTCCAGTTAGGTCTGTAACGAACACAGGATTTAAATTTGTAGCATCCTTATCAATTGCCACCTTTAAAACTTTTTCTTTTGTAGTTTCTGCACTTGTCTCTTCTGTTTCTTTTTTACCACCACATCCAGCGAATAACAACACCAAGATAAATGTAAGTGATAAAAATTTTAATATTTTTTTCATCTTATCCCCCCTTTTTTCATTCTTAAAATTTATATTGATTAAACTTATATTTTATATACCCTGGTTTATCTTTAAAAATCAGCTAAATGATTTTCAAATAAGATTATAAATTTCAAAAAAAATTTGATTAATCACTATAATTTTTCAATAAATTTTTTAAATAATTCTAACATCTTATCATTTCCCCGTGCTGCCATCATTTCAGGATGCCACTGAACACCCAGCATAAAATAATCTTCAGATATTGATTCATACGCCTCAATAACCCCGTCTGATGATTCTGCACTTATTTTAAAACATGACGCAAGTTCTTTAATGGATTGATGGTGAAATGAATTTACCCATGCCTCACCACCTAAAATACTTTTTAAAAATGAATTATTTTGAATTTTTATTTTGTGAGATGGTTGAGCTTGATTTATTTCCTGCTGATGCTTCAAGAAAGCTTCTTCTTCCATATATGATAAATCCTGATACAAACTCCCACCTAAAATTACATTTAGAAGCTGCGTTCCTCTGCAAATACCTAAAATAGGTATCTTTAGCTCTAGGGCTTTCTTGAGAAACAGCATATCTGCTTCATCTCTTTCCGGTGTAATTCTACCACATTTAGAAAGGGTTTCCTCACCATACAGGGCAGGTGAACAATCTTCTCCACCTGTAAAAATAATCCCGTCTAAATTTTTTAACTGCTCTTCAATTATATTTTCATTTGCAATACAAGGCAAAACAAAAGGAACTGCCCCAGCCAGTATAACTGAATTCATATAATTATTTGCAACACATGTCATTTTATAATCATTAAACATCTTATTATTGATGTACAGACCTGACGATATCCCAATTTTTTTCATACTCCACCTCAAATCAATCTGACTTTATTATATAAGCCGACAAAATTAATATCGTTATTTTATCACAACTTAAAAATTTTATAAAGACATTGTGGAAAATCAATCCTAAAACTGTAGTACAACAGTCATAATTTACTGGGACAAACTATAAAAAATTCTGAACAATTCTTTATAACCTCTTGGTTCTTATTTTTTATAGACTTAAAATAACC
This window encodes:
- a CDS encoding gamma-glutamyl-gamma-aminobutyrate hydrolase family protein is translated as MKKIGISSGLYINNKMFNDYKMTCVANNYMNSVILAGAVPFVLPCIANENIIEEQLKNLDGIIFTGGEDCSPALYGEETLSKCGRITPERDEADMLFLKKALELKIPILGICRGTQLLNVILGGSLYQDLSYMEEEAFLKHQQEINQAQPSHKIKIQNNSFLKSILGGEAWVNSFHHQSIKELASCFKISAESSDGVIEAYESISEDYFMLGVQWHPEMMAARGNDKMLELFKKFIEKL